The following proteins are co-located in the Streptosporangium brasiliense genome:
- a CDS encoding Fur family transcriptional regulator: MSNRRDAVHEILRQSEGFRSAQDVYAEMRAEGAKIGLTTVYRALQALADSGHVDTLRTDDGESVYRACASGDHHHHLVCRRCGRTVEVAGPAVERWAEAVGSEHGFTEITHTVEVFGTCASCSDAVKPAGASSRA, from the coding sequence ATGAGCAACAGACGGGATGCCGTCCATGAGATCCTCCGCCAGAGCGAGGGTTTCCGCAGCGCGCAGGACGTCTACGCCGAGATGCGCGCGGAAGGCGCCAAGATCGGATTGACCACGGTCTACCGGGCGCTGCAGGCACTGGCCGACAGCGGCCATGTCGACACGCTCAGGACCGACGACGGCGAGTCGGTCTACCGCGCGTGCGCCAGCGGTGACCACCACCACCACCTGGTCTGCCGCCGTTGCGGGCGGACCGTGGAGGTGGCCGGACCCGCGGTGGAGCGCTGGGCCGAGGCCGTCGGCTCCGAGCACGGCTTCACCGAGATCACTCACACCGTCGAGGTCTTCGGCACCTGCGCCTCCTGCTCGGACGCCGTCAAGCCCGCGGGCGCGTCGAGCCGGGCCTGA
- a CDS encoding metal ABC transporter permease, with amino-acid sequence MIDLLQFDFMQRALIAALLVGLAAPAIGTFIVQRRLALLGDGIGHVALTGVALGFLTGTAPVLTAVAVSVLGAVAIELVRARGRTSGDVALALLFYGGIAGGVLLISLAPGGSNATLMSYLFGSISSVSTEDVWVIGLLAVAVLGVVALFGRELYVLCQDEEVARASGLPVRLLSLLIAVTAALTVVIAMRVVGLLLVSALMVVPVATSQQITRGFRSTMALSMLFGMVATVGGLTSSFYVEVPPGAIIVIVALGGFVLALGLGRFVRRSRPQESSP; translated from the coding sequence GTGATCGACCTTCTGCAGTTCGACTTCATGCAGCGGGCGCTGATCGCCGCCCTCCTGGTCGGCCTGGCCGCCCCCGCCATCGGCACGTTCATCGTGCAGCGCCGCCTGGCGCTGCTGGGCGACGGAATCGGGCACGTCGCGCTGACCGGTGTGGCGCTCGGCTTCCTGACCGGCACCGCCCCCGTGCTGACCGCCGTGGCGGTCTCGGTGCTCGGCGCCGTGGCGATCGAGCTGGTCCGCGCGCGCGGCAGGACCAGCGGCGACGTGGCGCTCGCGCTGCTGTTCTACGGCGGCATCGCCGGCGGCGTGCTGCTCATCTCGCTGGCCCCGGGCGGCAGCAACGCCACCTTGATGTCCTACCTGTTCGGCTCGATCAGCAGCGTCAGCACCGAGGACGTGTGGGTGATCGGCCTGCTGGCGGTCGCCGTGCTCGGCGTGGTGGCCCTCTTCGGACGCGAGCTGTACGTGCTCTGCCAGGACGAGGAGGTCGCCAGGGCCAGCGGGCTGCCGGTGCGCCTGCTGAGCCTGCTGATCGCCGTCACCGCCGCGCTGACCGTGGTCATCGCCATGCGCGTGGTGGGACTGCTGCTGGTCAGCGCGTTGATGGTGGTCCCGGTGGCGACCAGCCAGCAGATCACCAGGGGTTTCCGGAGCACCATGGCACTTTCCATGCTTTTCGGGATGGTCGCCACGGTCGGCGGCCTGACCTCCTCGTTCTACGTCGAGGTCCCCCCGGGCGCCATCATCGTCATCGTGGCCCTCGGAGGGTTCGTCCTGGCCCTCGGGCTCGGTAGATTCGTACGCCGGAGCCGACCACAGGAGTCCAGCCCATGA
- a CDS encoding metal ABC transporter substrate-binding protein, with product MMSDFSRRMRMRGAALLALATVLTATAACGSGSADSARPGGAQGGKPDVTAAMYPLQWLAERVGGPDVTVTGLTKPGVEPHDLELSPLQVAGLEETSLVAYIKGVQPAVDEAVEQHAAGRGFDAAAAVKTLPAVAGDEHAEEEAHPGEEEHGHDLAYDPHLWLDPSRFATVATQLGEKLAAVDPAHAQGYKDRAAKTAADLTALDGELARGLSACGSKAIVTSHTAFGYLADRYGLHQIGVSGLDPDAEPSPARLAEVAKVSKQEKVTTIFTETLVSPKVAEVLAQEVGAKTAVLDPVESQPAGGDYLSAMRQNLTALQAALNCP from the coding sequence ATGATGTCCGACTTCTCCCGACGTATGCGCATGCGCGGCGCGGCCCTGCTCGCTCTCGCGACCGTTCTCACCGCCACCGCCGCCTGTGGTTCCGGCTCAGCCGACTCCGCCCGGCCGGGCGGCGCGCAGGGAGGCAAGCCCGACGTCACCGCCGCCATGTATCCGCTGCAGTGGCTGGCCGAGCGGGTGGGCGGCCCCGACGTCACCGTCACGGGCCTGACCAAGCCCGGCGTCGAGCCGCACGACCTGGAGCTGTCCCCGCTCCAGGTGGCCGGGCTGGAGGAGACCTCCCTGGTCGCCTACATCAAGGGCGTGCAGCCCGCCGTGGACGAGGCGGTCGAGCAGCACGCCGCCGGCCGGGGCTTCGACGCGGCGGCGGCGGTGAAGACCCTCCCGGCGGTCGCCGGCGACGAGCACGCGGAGGAGGAGGCCCACCCGGGTGAGGAGGAGCACGGGCACGACCTCGCCTACGACCCGCACCTATGGCTTGACCCGTCCCGTTTCGCGACCGTCGCCACCCAGCTCGGCGAGAAGCTCGCCGCCGTCGACCCGGCGCACGCGCAGGGCTACAAGGACCGCGCCGCCAAGACCGCGGCCGACCTCACGGCCCTCGACGGCGAGCTGGCCCGGGGCCTGAGCGCGTGCGGGTCGAAGGCGATCGTCACCAGCCACACCGCGTTCGGCTATCTCGCCGACCGCTACGGACTGCACCAGATCGGGGTCAGCGGCCTCGACCCGGACGCCGAGCCCTCTCCCGCCCGCCTCGCCGAAGTGGCGAAAGTGTCCAAGCAGGAGAAAGTGACTACGATTTTCACCGAGACCCTCGTCAGCCCCAAGGTCGCCGAGGTTCTCGCCCAGGAGGTCGGGGCCAAGACCGCGGTCCTGGACCCGGTCGAAAGCCAGCCGGCGGGCGGCGACTACCTGTCCGCCATGCGCCAGAACCTCACCGCACTTCAGGCAGCGCTCAACTGCCCGTAA
- the ppdK gene encoding pyruvate, phosphate dikinase yields the protein MPKYVYDFTEGNKDLKDLLGGKGANLAEMTNLGLPVPPGFTITTDACRRFLADGELPAGLEEEVSRHLAALEERMGRRLGQADDPLLVSVRSGAKFSMPGMMETVLNIGLNDQSVHGLAKQSGGNERFAWDSYRRLIQMFGKTVQNIDAALFDDALEEIKDGRDDLDLEAADFQRLVETYKDIIRTQTGRDFPADPHQQMRMAVKAVFDSWNAPRAVLYRRQERIPADLGTAVNVCSMVFGNCGMDSGTGVAFTRDPGSGHQGVYGDYLQNAQGEDVVAGIRNTMSLQELEGIDKSVYDELMQIMEKLENHYRDLCDIEFTVERGKLWMLQTRVGKRTAGAAFRIAVQLADQGLIDLDEAVTRVTGAQLAQLMFPRFAKDAETTKITTGMNASPGAAVGKAVFSSERAVELAAQGEAVILVRHETNPDDLSGMIAAQGVLTSRGGKTSHAAVVARGMGKTCVCGAEELEVSTKERRFTAPGGVVVSEGDVISIDGSSGAVYLGEVPVVASSVVEYFEGTGDTGDELVQAVHRIMSHADGARRLEVRANADNAEDAARARRFGAQGIGLCRTEHMFLGDRRQLVEDLVLATSGEERERALAALEPLQKADFTEIFQAMEGLPVTIRLIDPPLHEFLPDYTELAVKVALAGEGADDKDRRLLAAVKRLHEQNPMLGLRGVRLGLVIPGLFAMQVRAIAEAAKAVPGARAEIMIPLVAAVQELETVKDEARAILAEVGVEALVGTMIEVPRAALTAGQIAEAAEFFSFGTNDLTQMTWGFSRDDVEAAFFSKYLELGVFGVSPFESLDRDGVGRLVRIAAEEGRATRPDLKLGICGEHGGDPESVHFCHEVGLDYVSCSPFRIPVARLEAGRAALAAPTDSGTR from the coding sequence GTGCCCAAGTACGTTTACGACTTCACCGAGGGCAACAAAGATCTCAAGGATCTGCTCGGCGGTAAGGGTGCCAACCTGGCTGAGATGACCAATCTCGGGCTGCCGGTGCCCCCCGGCTTCACCATCACCACCGACGCGTGCCGCCGGTTCCTGGCGGACGGCGAGCTCCCCGCGGGCCTGGAGGAGGAGGTCTCCCGGCACCTGGCCGCGCTGGAGGAGCGGATGGGCCGCCGCCTGGGCCAGGCCGACGACCCCCTGCTGGTGAGCGTACGCTCCGGGGCGAAGTTCTCCATGCCCGGCATGATGGAGACCGTCCTCAACATCGGGCTCAACGACCAGTCCGTGCACGGCCTGGCCAAGCAGTCCGGCGGCAACGAGCGCTTCGCCTGGGACTCCTACCGGCGTCTCATCCAGATGTTCGGCAAGACCGTCCAGAACATCGACGCCGCGCTGTTCGACGACGCCCTTGAGGAGATCAAGGACGGCCGCGACGACCTGGACCTGGAGGCGGCCGACTTCCAGCGGCTCGTCGAGACCTACAAGGACATCATCCGCACCCAGACCGGACGGGACTTCCCCGCCGACCCGCACCAGCAGATGCGCATGGCCGTCAAGGCGGTCTTCGACTCCTGGAACGCCCCGCGCGCCGTCCTCTACCGCCGCCAGGAGCGCATCCCGGCCGATCTCGGCACGGCGGTCAACGTCTGCTCGATGGTCTTCGGCAACTGCGGCATGGACTCCGGCACCGGAGTGGCCTTCACCCGCGACCCCGGCAGCGGGCACCAGGGCGTCTACGGCGACTACCTGCAGAACGCCCAGGGGGAGGACGTGGTGGCCGGCATCCGCAACACCATGTCGCTGCAGGAGCTGGAGGGCATCGACAAGTCCGTCTACGACGAGCTCATGCAGATCATGGAGAAGCTGGAGAACCACTACCGCGACCTGTGCGACATCGAGTTCACGGTCGAGCGCGGCAAGCTCTGGATGCTCCAGACCCGGGTGGGCAAGCGGACCGCCGGTGCCGCCTTCCGCATCGCCGTACAGCTCGCCGACCAGGGGCTGATCGACCTCGACGAGGCCGTGACCCGGGTCACCGGGGCCCAGCTCGCCCAGCTGATGTTCCCGCGCTTCGCCAAGGACGCGGAGACCACGAAGATCACAACGGGCATGAACGCCTCCCCGGGCGCGGCCGTCGGCAAGGCGGTCTTCTCCTCCGAGCGGGCCGTCGAGCTCGCCGCCCAGGGCGAGGCCGTCATCCTCGTCCGCCACGAGACCAACCCCGACGACCTGTCCGGGATGATCGCCGCCCAGGGCGTCCTGACGAGCCGCGGCGGCAAGACCTCGCACGCGGCCGTGGTCGCCCGCGGCATGGGCAAGACCTGCGTCTGCGGCGCGGAGGAGCTGGAGGTCTCCACCAAGGAGCGCAGGTTCACCGCCCCCGGCGGCGTCGTGGTCTCCGAGGGGGACGTGATCTCCATCGACGGCTCCAGCGGCGCCGTCTACCTCGGCGAGGTGCCCGTGGTCGCCTCCTCGGTCGTGGAGTACTTCGAGGGCACCGGCGACACCGGCGACGAGCTCGTCCAGGCCGTGCACCGCATCATGAGCCACGCCGACGGTGCCCGGCGGCTGGAGGTGCGGGCCAACGCCGACAACGCCGAGGACGCCGCCCGCGCCCGCCGGTTCGGCGCCCAGGGGATCGGACTGTGCCGTACCGAGCACATGTTCCTCGGCGACCGCCGCCAGCTCGTCGAGGACCTGGTCCTGGCCACCTCCGGCGAGGAGCGGGAGCGGGCGCTGGCCGCGCTGGAGCCGCTGCAGAAGGCGGACTTCACCGAGATCTTCCAGGCGATGGAGGGCCTGCCCGTCACGATCCGCCTGATCGACCCGCCGCTGCACGAGTTCCTGCCCGACTACACCGAACTGGCGGTCAAGGTCGCCCTCGCCGGCGAGGGGGCCGACGACAAGGACCGCCGCCTGCTCGCCGCGGTCAAGCGCCTGCACGAGCAGAACCCGATGCTCGGCCTGCGCGGCGTACGGCTCGGCCTGGTCATCCCCGGCCTGTTCGCGATGCAGGTCCGGGCGATCGCCGAGGCGGCCAAGGCCGTCCCGGGAGCCCGCGCGGAGATCATGATCCCGCTCGTCGCCGCCGTCCAGGAGCTGGAGACCGTCAAGGACGAGGCGCGGGCGATCCTCGCCGAGGTCGGCGTCGAGGCGCTGGTCGGCACGATGATCGAGGTGCCCCGCGCGGCGCTGACCGCCGGGCAGATCGCCGAGGCCGCGGAGTTCTTCTCCTTCGGCACCAACGACCTGACCCAGATGACCTGGGGCTTCTCCCGGGACGACGTCGAGGCCGCGTTCTTCTCCAAGTATCTGGAGCTGGGCGTCTTCGGCGTCTCCCCGTTCGAGTCCCTGGACCGCGACGGCGTCGGCCGGCTCGTGCGGATCGCCGCAGAGGAGGGCCGGGCCACCCGTCCCGACCTCAAGCTGGGCATCTGCGGTGAGCACGGGGGCGACCCAGAGTCGGTCCACTTCTGCCACGAGGTGGGCCTGGACTACGTCTCCTGCTCGCCGTTCCGCATCCCGGTCGCCCGGCTGGAGGCCGGACGCGCGGCCCTGGCCGCCCCCACGGACTCCGGCACCCGCTAG
- a CDS encoding metal ABC transporter ATP-binding protein yields the protein MNGGQVSLDRRPVLRGIDLTVKPGEVVAVLGANGSGKSTLIRALLGLTPLSGGSTLLYGAPPARFREWWRIGYVPQRLSVGGGVPTTIREVVASGRIARQRRLRPTSAADREATARALEAVGMAHRAGDPVQALSGGQQQRVLIARALAGEPDTFVMDEPTAGVDSQSQQLLADTLSTLVDQGKTVLLVAHELGPMESLITRAVVLRDGCVCHDGPPPHAVGAHALPGHDHVHPHAEEKPSSPLDWRPAP from the coding sequence ATGAACGGCGGCCAGGTCAGCCTGGACCGCCGTCCGGTGCTCCGCGGCATCGACCTGACCGTCAAGCCCGGCGAGGTCGTGGCCGTGCTCGGCGCCAACGGATCGGGCAAGTCCACCCTCATCCGCGCTCTGCTCGGCCTGACACCGCTGTCCGGCGGCTCGACCCTCCTGTACGGCGCGCCGCCCGCGCGGTTCCGCGAATGGTGGCGGATCGGCTACGTGCCCCAGCGGCTCTCGGTGGGCGGCGGCGTGCCGACGACCATCCGCGAGGTCGTCGCCTCGGGCCGGATCGCCAGGCAGCGGCGGCTCCGCCCGACCAGCGCGGCCGACCGGGAGGCGACCGCCAGGGCGCTGGAGGCCGTCGGCATGGCCCACCGCGCCGGGGACCCGGTCCAGGCCCTGTCCGGCGGGCAGCAGCAGCGGGTGCTGATCGCCCGCGCCCTCGCCGGAGAGCCCGACACCTTCGTCATGGACGAGCCCACGGCCGGCGTGGACTCCCAGAGCCAGCAGCTCCTGGCCGACACCCTGTCCACGCTCGTCGACCAGGGCAAGACGGTCCTGCTGGTCGCCCACGAGCTCGGTCCCATGGAGTCGCTCATCACCCGCGCGGTGGTCCTCAGGGACGGATGCGTCTGCCACGACGGGCCGCCGCCCCACGCGGTCGGCGCGCACGCGCTGCCCGGTCACGACCACGTGCACCCGCACGCCGAGGAGAAGCCCTCGAGCCCGCTCGACTGGAGACCCGCACCGTGA
- a CDS encoding DinB family protein, whose translation MTDNRIPPPFVGDERAMLNNWLEWHRGTLAAKCAGLSEDQLRERSVPPSAMSLLGLVRHMAHVERAWFRHILNDEDVPSLYGKDVNPDADFDGADTASAEEAFAVWRAEVEHAREVSAEVPLDAVGRRKRRGQDCSHRWILVHMIEEYARHNGHADLLRERIDGVTGE comes from the coding sequence ATGACCGACAATCGCATTCCTCCCCCTTTCGTCGGCGACGAGCGCGCCATGTTGAACAACTGGCTTGAGTGGCACCGCGGGACCCTCGCCGCCAAGTGCGCCGGCCTGTCGGAGGACCAGCTCCGCGAGCGCTCCGTGCCGCCGTCGGCCATGTCCCTGCTCGGCCTGGTCCGCCACATGGCCCACGTGGAGCGGGCCTGGTTCCGGCACATCCTCAACGACGAGGACGTCCCCTCGCTGTACGGCAAGGACGTCAACCCCGACGCGGACTTCGACGGCGCGGACACCGCCTCGGCCGAGGAGGCGTTCGCCGTCTGGCGGGCCGAGGTCGAGCACGCCCGCGAGGTGTCGGCCGAGGTGCCGCTGGACGCCGTGGGCAGGCGGAAGCGCCGCGGGCAGGACTGCTCCCATCGGTGGATCCTCGTCCACATGATCGAGGAGTACGCCCGCCACAACGGCCACGCCGACCTGCTGCGAGAGCGCATCGACGGCGTGACCGGGGAGTAG
- a CDS encoding antibiotic biosynthesis monooxygenase family protein produces the protein MLALIRYSVPPGQTEEFLARAHDIVDTLAGQPGYVRGRVARSVDEPELWALVSEWEGAGFYRRALGAARMAMYPLMTLMINEPSAFEDVNRL, from the coding sequence ATGCTGGCTCTCATCCGTTACTCGGTGCCGCCCGGCCAGACCGAGGAGTTCCTGGCCCGGGCGCACGACATCGTCGACACCCTGGCCGGACAGCCCGGATACGTGCGCGGCCGGGTCGCCCGGTCGGTGGACGAACCGGAGCTGTGGGCGCTGGTCAGCGAGTGGGAGGGGGCCGGGTTCTACCGGCGCGCCCTGGGGGCCGCGCGGATGGCGATGTATCCGCTGATGACCCTGATGATCAACGAGCCGAGCGCCTTCGAAGACGTGAACCGTCTTTAA
- a CDS encoding DUF6703 family protein, with amino-acid sequence MADKHSERPAHPLAQHRPQQRRQRPLPPGEQFFTPGATGLRQKVERRSAAPLVFLFQLPRWIAPVALVVLLLTGFAVASFWGGLAVLPVIGFVGWLAYMSWPSLGAKGRILRVALLTFLILLAADRFGAF; translated from the coding sequence GTGGCCGACAAACACAGCGAGCGACCCGCACACCCGCTGGCCCAGCACCGCCCTCAGCAGCGGAGACAGCGCCCGCTCCCACCCGGTGAGCAGTTCTTCACCCCGGGCGCGACCGGCCTGCGGCAGAAGGTCGAGCGGCGCAGCGCGGCCCCGCTCGTCTTCCTGTTCCAGCTCCCCCGCTGGATCGCCCCGGTGGCGCTCGTGGTCCTGCTCCTGACCGGTTTCGCCGTGGCGTCCTTCTGGGGCGGCCTCGCGGTGCTGCCGGTGATCGGGTTCGTCGGCTGGCTCGCCTACATGTCGTGGCCGTCGCTCGGCGCCAAGGGCCGCATCCTGCGTGTCGCCCTGCTCACCTTCCTGATCCTGCTCGCCGCCGACCGCTTCGGAGCCTTCTAG
- a CDS encoding deoxyguanosinetriphosphate triphosphohydrolase — MHGYDEHDQARWVPEPPGNPERGPFERDRARVLHSAGLRRLAAKTQVVGPGETLGSGQHIPRTRLTHSLECAQIGREMGQSLGRDPDLMETACLAHDLGHPPFGHNGETALNELAAGCGGFEGNAQSLRLLTRLEAKVVTEDGRSAGLNLTRASLDAAVKYPWTRETSPKYCAYGDDLAVFEWIREGAPEGRVSFEAQIMDWADDVAYSVHDLEDALHSGAVAPEALREAGERREVCATTRDWYAPDADTGELEDIFSRLVAQPLWPRHFDGSLAALAAIKGLTSSLIGRLCRSAQIATREAYGPAAGRHGADLIVPRATRLECALLKGLTAHYVMTRDAHNANQARQRELIHDLAHLIMLGAPGTLEPALRPSFTRAGGDAGRLRVVVDQIASLTDTSAVTWQRRLSGR; from the coding sequence ATGCACGGTTACGACGAGCACGACCAGGCAAGATGGGTGCCGGAACCTCCCGGCAACCCGGAGAGAGGCCCGTTCGAGCGAGACCGGGCGCGGGTGCTGCACAGCGCGGGGCTGCGGCGGCTGGCCGCCAAGACCCAGGTGGTCGGGCCTGGGGAGACCCTCGGCAGCGGGCAGCACATCCCGCGCACCCGGCTGACCCACTCGCTGGAGTGCGCGCAGATCGGCCGGGAGATGGGCCAGTCGCTCGGCCGCGACCCCGACCTGATGGAGACCGCCTGCCTGGCCCACGACCTCGGGCACCCGCCGTTCGGGCACAACGGGGAGACCGCGCTCAACGAGCTGGCCGCCGGATGCGGCGGGTTCGAGGGCAACGCCCAGAGCCTGCGCCTGCTGACCCGGCTGGAGGCCAAGGTCGTCACCGAGGACGGCCGCAGCGCCGGGCTCAACCTCACCCGCGCCTCCCTGGACGCCGCCGTCAAATATCCCTGGACCCGCGAGACGAGCCCGAAATACTGCGCCTACGGCGACGACCTGGCCGTCTTCGAGTGGATCAGGGAGGGCGCGCCCGAAGGGCGGGTCAGCTTCGAGGCCCAGATCATGGACTGGGCCGACGACGTCGCCTACTCGGTGCACGACCTGGAGGACGCCCTCCACTCGGGCGCCGTCGCGCCGGAGGCGCTGCGCGAGGCCGGCGAGCGCCGCGAGGTCTGCGCGACCACCCGCGACTGGTACGCCCCGGACGCCGACACCGGTGAGCTGGAGGACATCTTCAGCCGGCTGGTCGCCCAGCCGCTCTGGCCCCGCCACTTCGACGGCTCACTCGCCGCCCTCGCCGCGATCAAGGGCCTCACCAGCTCGCTCATCGGCCGCCTGTGCCGCTCGGCGCAGATCGCCACCCGGGAGGCGTACGGCCCGGCCGCCGGCCGCCACGGCGCCGACCTGATCGTGCCCAGGGCCACCCGCCTGGAGTGCGCCCTGCTGAAGGGGCTCACCGCCCACTACGTGATGACCAGGGACGCGCACAACGCCAACCAGGCCAGGCAGCGCGAGCTCATCCACGACCTGGCCCACCTGATCATGCTGGGCGCGCCCGGCACGCTGGAGCCCGCGCTCCGGCCCTCCTTCACCAGGGCCGGCGGCGACGCCGGGCGGCTCCGCGTGGTCGTCGACCAGATCGCCTCGCTCACCGACACCTCCGCGGTCACCTGGCAGCGGCGCCTGTCCGGCCGCTAA
- a CDS encoding CGNR zinc finger domain-containing protein, whose product MPFGHDMVYSLATVVDLVNTSSATGGQDGLVTLEQLTEFVERREVSGIGELGAEDLVQVRALREALHKVFTAPDQPTAVIRLNTLLSGTRITPRLTEHDGHALHVHYFAPGASLSEHLSADLGVALAHLLVEGEWERLRTCSAPDCGHVFVDESRNRSRVYCDSRTCGNRMHVAAYRARRRA is encoded by the coding sequence ATGCCATTTGGACATGACATGGTGTACTCGCTCGCCACCGTGGTCGATCTTGTCAACACCTCCTCCGCCACGGGAGGCCAGGACGGACTGGTCACCCTGGAGCAGCTGACGGAGTTCGTGGAACGCCGGGAGGTGAGCGGCATCGGCGAGCTCGGCGCCGAGGACCTGGTCCAGGTGCGCGCCCTGCGCGAGGCCCTCCACAAAGTCTTCACCGCCCCCGACCAGCCCACCGCGGTCATCCGGCTGAACACGCTGCTGAGCGGCACCCGCATCACCCCGCGCCTGACCGAGCACGACGGTCACGCCCTGCACGTCCACTACTTCGCCCCCGGCGCCTCGCTCAGCGAACACCTGTCGGCCGACCTGGGCGTCGCGCTGGCCCACCTGCTCGTCGAGGGCGAGTGGGAGCGCCTGCGCACCTGCTCGGCCCCCGACTGCGGGCACGTCTTCGTGGACGAGTCGCGTAACCGCTCCCGGGTCTACTGCGACAGCCGCACCTGCGGGAACCGCATGCACGTCGCCGCCTACCGGGCCCGGCGCCGCGCCTGA
- a CDS encoding glycine--tRNA ligase, producing the protein MARRTDIMDTIVSLAKRRGLVYPSSEIYGGLRASWDYGPLGVELKSNVKRQWWKSVVQGRDDVVGLDSSVILAREVWQASGHVETFTDPLTECQACHKRYRADHLEEAYEEKHGKAPEHGLADITCPNCGNKGAFTAPKQFSGLLKTYLGAVEDESGLAYLRPETAQGIFINYLNVQQSARKKIPFGIGQIGKSFRNEITPGNFIFRTREFEQMEMEFFVKPGTDEEWHQYWIDERFGWYTDLGINPDNLRIYEHPQEKLSHYSKRTVDIEYRFNFTGSEWGELEGIANRTDFDLTAHGKASGTDLSFFEQDTGERYVPYVIEPAAGVDRATLTFLIDAYTEDEAPNAKGVMEKRTVMRLDHRLAPVKVAVLPLSRNADLSPKAKDLAAQLRRRWNVEFDDAGAIGRRYRRQDEIGTPFCITVDFDTLDDHAVTIRERDSMAQERVALDKVESYLRQHLND; encoded by the coding sequence ATGGCACGCCGTACGGACATCATGGACACCATCGTCAGCCTCGCCAAGCGACGTGGCCTTGTCTACCCCTCCAGCGAGATCTACGGCGGCCTGCGCGCCTCCTGGGACTACGGGCCGCTGGGCGTGGAGCTCAAGAGCAACGTGAAGCGGCAGTGGTGGAAGAGCGTGGTGCAGGGCCGTGACGACGTCGTCGGCCTCGACTCCTCGGTGATCCTGGCCCGTGAGGTCTGGCAGGCCAGTGGCCATGTGGAGACCTTCACCGACCCGCTGACCGAGTGCCAGGCGTGCCACAAACGCTACCGGGCCGACCACCTCGAAGAGGCCTACGAGGAGAAGCACGGCAAGGCCCCGGAGCACGGCCTGGCCGACATCACCTGCCCCAACTGCGGCAACAAGGGCGCCTTCACCGCGCCCAAGCAGTTCAGCGGCCTGCTGAAGACCTACCTCGGCGCGGTCGAGGACGAGTCCGGCCTGGCCTACCTGCGGCCGGAGACCGCGCAGGGCATCTTCATCAACTACCTCAACGTGCAGCAGTCCGCCCGCAAGAAGATCCCGTTCGGCATCGGCCAGATCGGCAAGTCGTTCCGCAACGAGATCACCCCGGGCAACTTCATCTTCCGCACCCGCGAGTTCGAGCAGATGGAGATGGAGTTCTTCGTCAAGCCGGGCACCGACGAGGAGTGGCACCAATACTGGATCGACGAGCGCTTCGGCTGGTACACCGATCTGGGCATCAACCCGGACAACCTCCGCATCTACGAGCACCCGCAGGAGAAGCTGTCCCACTACTCCAAGCGGACCGTCGACATCGAATACCGCTTCAACTTCACCGGCAGCGAGTGGGGCGAGCTTGAGGGCATCGCCAACCGGACCGACTTCGACCTGACCGCGCACGGCAAGGCCTCCGGCACCGACCTCAGCTTCTTCGAGCAGGACACCGGCGAGCGCTACGTCCCGTACGTGATCGAGCCGGCGGCCGGTGTCGACCGCGCCACGCTCACCTTCCTGATCGACGCCTACACCGAGGACGAGGCGCCCAACGCCAAGGGCGTCATGGAGAAGCGCACGGTCATGCGCCTCGACCACCGGCTCGCGCCGGTCAAGGTCGCGGTGCTCCCGCTGTCGCGCAACGCCGACCTGTCGCCGAAGGCCAAGGACCTGGCCGCCCAGCTCCGCCGCCGGTGGAACGTCGAGTTCGACGACGCGGGCGCGATCGGCCGCCGCTACCGCCGCCAGGACGAGATCGGAACGCCGTTCTGCATCACCGTCGACTTCGACACCCTCGACGACCATGCGGTGACCATCCGCGAGCGCGACTCGATGGCCCAGGAGCGCGTGGCCCTCGACAAGGTCGAGTCCTACCTCCGCCAGCACCTCAACGACTGA